TCGCGATGACCGCAAGCCACTGAACGCGGGGGAGAGGGCGCCTACGTAATTGCCCTTAAGCAAACCTGCGTAAGAGACCGACCGGAATTTCCCCGGAGTTCCGGCCCCGCCAATCTTCCCTCCATCCCAATGCGGACGAGGAGAGACGCGATGGCCGCCGAGATCACCCTGCACCCGTCTTCGCGCGTGACCGCGAACGCTACTGGCGGCGGCAAGCTCGGGATCGCGCTCTTCGCCGGCTGTCCCGAACTCATCGGCACCCCCTTCGCCTATGCCCGCGAGGAGGAGATCTATGGCGAGGGCGAGGAGGCCGAGTTCGTCTACAAGGTCGTCAGCGGCGCGGTGCGCGCCCACAAGGTTCTGAACGACGGCAGACGCCAGATCACCGGCTTCCACCTGCCCGGCGACCTGTTCGGCCTGGAGCAGGGCGAGATGCACCGGCACACGGCCGAGGCCTTGTCGGAGACACAGGTGCTGATCTTCCGCCGGCGCGGGGTCGAGCGCGCCGCGACCCGCAGCGCCGAGGTAGCCTGCCAACTCTGGGCCATGGCGGCCAGCGGCCTTCGCCACGCCCAGGACCATATGCTGCTGCTCGGTCGTCGCTCCGCGGTCGAGCGCGTCGCGACCTTCCTCATGGAGGTGGACGAACGTCTTGGCGGTACCGGAACCTTCGCCCTGCCGATGACCCGGCGCGACATCGCGGATCACCTCGGCCTCACCATCGAGACCGTGTCGCGGACCTTCTCGCAATTGGAGGAGGACGGGGCGCTGCTGCGCACGGGCGGGCGCCAGGTCAGCCTTCGCCGCGCCCGACTTCGCCGCATTGTCGAAGATTGAGCCTGGCGCTCCCGACCGGTCGTTGCCGGAGCTTCGTCCTGCCGAAGGCTTCCGAGATATGCGTCCCCAACCGGGTCGACCCCGGCGCATCGCCGGCCCAATCCACACGAGTTCGAAGGGGTGGGTGCGGGCGCCGGCCGTGCAGGCGCGTCGGCCTGCCCCGGCAGGCCGGACAAGGTTCGAACCGGGAGGCGAGAAAGACCTCGAAGGCTCCTGCCGAAGTCGCTGAGGCAGGAGGGCCCGTGGCGGCTTTGCCGCCAGAACAGTCAATGGGCCAGAAACAGCGGTACCGAGCTTCGGGTCAGGAGCGACTGGGTGACGCCGCCGAGGAACCATTCATGCACGCGCGAGCGGCGGTAGGCGCCCATCACCAGCATGTCCGCGCGGAACAGGCCGACCTCTGCCCTGAGCGTTTCCGCGACGTTGTCGACGATCGGCACAACGTTCACCGTTACAGTCACGCCATGACGCGCGAGGTGTGGCGCGAACTCGGCGCCGGCCATCGAGGCCGGCAGGTCCTTCTCGCCGATGGCCGACACGATCTCGACCGCCTCAGCCGCGCGCAGGAGCGGCAGCGCGTCGTTGGCGGCCCGGGCGGCTTGGGCGCTGCCGTCCCAAGCGACGACGATCCGCCGGGCGGAGAACGCTGCGCAACCCGGCGGCACCACGATGAGCGGGCGACCGCTTCCGAACAGGACCCCGTCGATCAGGTCGCGGTCGAGATCCACCTCCCGCGTCTCCGCGTGCAGGATGGTCAGGTCGGCGAGCCGGGCGCGGGCGGTGAGCCGCGCGATCAGATCCGGGTAGGCGAGCGCGGGCGCCTCTGTCGTACAGGTCACGCCCGCGCTGGCTGCGTCGCCGCCGACGCGTTCGGCGACGGCCTGCGCGAGGATCCGCAACCGCCGGTTCTCGCCCGCGACGAGGTCGTCGACGAACCTCAATCCCGCCCCGCCGACCATGGTGACGCGGCGAGCGGCGGACTGGACGGTGAGATGGGCGCCCGAGGCGGCGGCGAGCGTGAGGCCGTAGCCGATCCCCGTCCCTGGCTCGTCGCCGCGGCCCTCCTCGGTGACGGCGACCAGAATGTCGCGCAACCCGGTGAGGGACGATGAGGCTGGGAGAGACATGGGGGCTCCGGCTTGCCTAGCCGCCCAAGTCTCGACCGGCGCGGCCGGCCTGCCTTGATCCAGCGCAACGTCGGGCCTCCCGGTAGACGCCCGAGACCCCGACCCGACCCGGTCACGGCTTCCGGAGGCGGGACACGGCGCGCTCGACCGCCCTGGCGAGCGCCTCAAGCCGTGGCTTCAGCGCCGGGATGTCCTCGCTCAAGAGAGCAAGGCCAAGGGGCAGCATCCAGAGGCCGAGGACGGGGAGGAACGACAGCACGCCGCCCCCGATCAGAGCGAGCGCCGCCACCAACCGCACCGGGCGTCGCGACGGTCGTCTCAGCCACGTGACCGCATCGCGCACGCGCACCGGGAGGCGGCCGGTCAAGCGTTCGACCCGTGCATCCCAATCCGCCGCGGTCGGCTCCATGGTCACGCGCTGCCAGGTGTAAGCGCGCGGGGACGCTGACGTCGCCCATGCGAAGGGTCATCGTACCTCAAGCAGGGGGCTCCTCAGGGACGCGTCGGTGGCGCCTGCGACCGCGGTCCCGAGTTGGACGACCACGACCGGTGCGAGGCTCGCCGAGAGAACGAGCAACCAGCCGGTCCAATCGAGCGGGTCGAGACCGAGCACGCTGCCGACGGGGGGAAGGTAGGCCGGGCCGACGAGCAGCGCCGTGCACAGGAGCAGGGCCGCCCAGACCCAGGGATTGCGCGTGATCTCGTTGCGGAGGAGCTGCGAGCCCGAGGCCCGCATGTTGAAGACCTGCCAGAGCTGCGCGAAAGCGAGCGTCAGGAACGTGACCGTCACGACGGATGCTGGGTCGAGGGCGAGCTGAAACCTGGCGATGGCACCGGCCGCGAAGGTCGCCGCCGTGATGGCAACGGCATGCAGGCCGATCCGAGTCCATTGCGTCCGCCCGAGGATGGGCTCCTTCGGGTCCCGCGGCGGACGCCGGAGGACGTCCGCCCGGCCCTCCCCCAATGCCAGCGCGAAGGCTGGGAACACGTCGGTCACGACGTTCAGGTAGAGGATCTGCAGCGGCAGGATCGGCAGCGGTAGCGTCGACACGACCGCGAGCCCGACGACCATCACCTCACTCAGGTTGCAGGCCAGG
The sequence above is drawn from the Methylobacterium mesophilicum SR1.6/6 genome and encodes:
- a CDS encoding helix-turn-helix domain-containing protein — encoded protein: MAAEITLHPSSRVTANATGGGKLGIALFAGCPELIGTPFAYAREEEIYGEGEEAEFVYKVVSGAVRAHKVLNDGRRQITGFHLPGDLFGLEQGEMHRHTAEALSETQVLIFRRRGVERAATRSAEVACQLWAMAASGLRHAQDHMLLLGRRSAVERVATFLMEVDERLGGTGTFALPMTRRDIADHLGLTIETVSRTFSQLEEDGALLRTGGRQVSLRRARLRRIVED
- a CDS encoding universal stress protein, which encodes MSLPASSSLTGLRDILVAVTEEGRGDEPGTGIGYGLTLAAASGAHLTVQSAARRVTMVGGAGLRFVDDLVAGENRRLRILAQAVAERVGGDAASAGVTCTTEAPALAYPDLIARLTARARLADLTILHAETREVDLDRDLIDGVLFGSGRPLIVVPPGCAAFSARRIVVAWDGSAQAARAANDALPLLRAAEAVEIVSAIGEKDLPASMAGAEFAPHLARHGVTVTVNVVPIVDNVAETLRAEVGLFRADMLVMGAYRRSRVHEWFLGGVTQSLLTRSSVPLFLAH